The Microtus pennsylvanicus isolate mMicPen1 chromosome 5, mMicPen1.hap1, whole genome shotgun sequence DNA segment ctctaccactgaactacaaaCTCCAGCCCTCAGAGACATGCGTGACCATTACGCTCCACAGCTTCTTTATGAGAAGGCCAACTATACGGAGAAATGTATCCTGAGCAACCCCCTTCTGCttgggcagtggttctcaaccttcttaatgctgcaaccctttttACTACAGtccctcacattgtggtgacccctaaccataaaattatttttattgttacttcataacgGTAGTTTTGCTACTAtaatgaatcgtaatgtaaatgcCTATGTTTTCCAAAGGTCTTAGGCGACCCATTGGGTCGTTTGAGCACACCTCCCCCcagggttgcgacccacaggtggAGAACTGTTACCCTGGTGTTTTAATTCTCCCTCTCTGAGATCTCACGGCATTTCTTTCTGCTCTAAATCATTCCTTAGTTATCAAGTAGCTTTcagatttataatttaaatgaaatggGGGCGGGGATGGGGTTATAGAACGTGTAGACCCTTCTGAAAGGTACCGTCAGCTTTAGAGAACGTTGTCGGGAGTTCTCATAATCCTGCCTTGCATATGAGTTTTAGTATTGACGTAAAGGAGACGCTATTGCTTCCAGAACACTGCCTGGCAGGGCACTGAGCCGTGACCCAATTCTCTACACAACGGTCCCTTTATCTTGGATATGGGTCTCTATCTCTCCTGATGTTCCGGATTGTCGCAATGGAATCAGGGTTCCCACCCAAAGAGACAGAATGGAGTGGTGATGTGGGGGCCCAGTACGAGCAGGTCACAGTGGGGTGACCAGGAAAATGGCACCCGACCAACCCAAAGGTCCTTCTGAACTTGGACCAGGTATTTTAGGCTGGGAATCCAGCCACTCGGAATTCCACACTCCCTAAATTGAGATGGGGCTGAGGTTCTGCCTCTTGCAGCCCTTCCCAATGGTGCCACGGAACAGAAATGCAGCGATTTGGCCTGGATGCCCCACTACTCACTTCCTCGCTGGAGAAAGGAGGCTACACCCCAGTACTTCATCTTGAACTTGGCAGGATCTTCGGTGTCTGTGAAAGTGCCCACCATGTCTGCGCACACTTCCCAGTTGCTGCAAAAGCCAAGAGAATCTTGAGCCAAGTCTGGAAAGGGCTTCAACCCCATCCAAGgtgctcctttcccttcccagcaAAGGAAGTTAAGCTTCCAGccaggctaaggcaggagggacCTTGGAGGCTACCCACAGCCCACCAAGAGGCCACTGACCTCAGAATGCGGACTCGGCCCTTGGCTGTGGCGCTCATATGACCTTTCTCGTCCACGGAAAACTCAGCGATGATGTTGTCTTGCAAAAAGAGACCCTCGGGGTCCTTTTTGGCGATGGCGTACCAGAGCCCagagaactgagaaagaaatgagagagcTGGGGACTAGAGTTTGGGGTCCACCGCCGGCCCGCAAGAACCGGGGGACGGGGGCTGATACCTACACGAGCCTTGTCGAAGTTCTCCTTGACTCGGAAGCTGCTCACCCTGCAGTCGCGCTCAGCGCTGCTGCCTCCCAGCGCTGCCAGTAGCACGAGCGCCCACACCCACTCCATCT contains these protein-coding regions:
- the Rbp4 gene encoding retinol-binding protein 4 yields the protein MEWVWALVLLAALGGSSAERDCRVSSFRVKENFDKARFSGLWYAIAKKDPEGLFLQDNIIAEFSVDEKGHMSATAKGRVRILSNWEVCADMVGTFTDTEDPAKFKMKYWGVASFLQRGNDDHWIIDTDYDTFALQYSCRLLNLDGTCADSYSFVFSRDPNGLTPETRRLVRQRQEELCLERQYRWIEHNGYCQSIPSRNSL